A stretch of DNA from Candidatus Thermoplasmatota archaeon:
CACGGCCAAGAAGGTCGCGCAGGCGGCGCAGACGTTCGTCGACATGCGGCGCTCGGGCATGACCGTGATCCTGTCGTTCCCGGCGGCCCTCGTGGCGACCGGAGCGCGCGGCGTGATCCGCGACATGGTTCGCCGGCGCGCCGTGGACGCCCTCGTCACGACCTGCGGCACGCTCGACCACGACCTCGCGCGGCTGTGGAAGACCTACCATCGCGGCGAGTTCGAGATGGACGACGTCGACCTCGCCCGTCGAGGCATCCACCGCCTGGGCTCGGTGCTCGTGCCGGAGGAGAGCTACGGCGCCGTGCTCGAAGAGAAGCTCCAACCGATCCTCGCGGACCTTCACGCGCGCAAAGCCGTCTGGGGTCCGCGCGAGCTCGTGCACGCGATCGCCGGCCGCCTGGCCGGGGAGCCGCGCCGGGAGGAATCGATCCTCTGGTGGTGCCACGAGCGCGGGGTGCCGGTCTTCGTCCCGGGCATCACGGACGGGGCGGTGGGCGCGCAGGCGTGGCTGTTCCGGGAGAAGCACCGAGACTTCGTCCTCGACGTCCTGGCGGACGAGCGCGAGCTTTCGGACCTCGTCCACCGCGCGCGCGGCAAGCTCGGGGCCCTGATGCTGGGCGGCGGCATCAGCAAGCACCACGTCATCTGGTGGGCCCAGTTTGCCCGCGGGCTCGACGCGGCCGTCTACGTGACCACGGCGCCCGAGTGGGACGGGTCGCTCTCGGGCGCGCGGTTGCGGGAGGCCATCTCGTGGGGAAAGCTCAAGGAGGGGGCCCGGCACGTTACGATCGAGGGAGACGCCACGCTCGTCCTTCCGCTGCTGTGGGCTGCCTCGGTGGGACGCCTGCCGCCAGAGCCGGTCGCCTAGCCCTGGAAACGCTCGAACTCGCGGGTCGTGACGAGGTAGACGACCTCGACGGAGAGCGAGTACGCCTGCCCGCTTGCGCCACCGGCCCCGCCCGTGAAGACG
This window harbors:
- a CDS encoding deoxyhypusine synthase, whose translation is MPDRGDLPPPVEDLAVREGVSAAELVEALGRAGGFTAKKVAQAAQTFVDMRRSGMTVILSFPAALVATGARGVIRDMVRRRAVDALVTTCGTLDHDLARLWKTYHRGEFEMDDVDLARRGIHRLGSVLVPEESYGAVLEEKLQPILADLHARKAVWGPRELVHAIAGRLAGEPRREESILWWCHERGVPVFVPGITDGAVGAQAWLFREKHRDFVLDVLADERELSDLVHRARGKLGALMLGGGISKHHVIWWAQFARGLDAAVYVTTAPEWDGSLSGARLREAISWGKLKEGARHVTIEGDATLVLPLLWAASVGRLPPEPVA